From Camelina sativa cultivar DH55 chromosome 20, Cs, whole genome shotgun sequence, the proteins below share one genomic window:
- the LOC104768661 gene encoding uncharacterized protein LOC104768661 isoform X1 yields the protein MPSVGMRRTTRVFGVVKAPDGARVLRSGRRIWPNVGEPKVRRAHDVVVDRDWNSVLKTQNKTKGNNKVSGKSNSQPCSPRHVSCEKDDKKVDDFPVRKRRKVCVGDVKTVDKMFGIVYTRKRKRLSEPSSSDRSEEPLRSLKFYCRRRRFPTRVSSVRPMLTLTVDWSCEDCWFLTVFGLAMRYTRREQLSLSSLTSFFLSQPINQVFADHGVRFPVEPPLSSNGVCKFFGDMNCLPLFSADFAVIPRWFMDMHFTLFLRVAPRSFFFVERSLYLLDNPVEESDLESELALPEPCNLRNEGVVGLHPSVRASKLTGGNAQYRGSLGSHSFQKRRSSLRRRRARNISHNAHKSYNGTPVFDISGSRRNRTVTVSPRKLRSSVLSSSSPASHVVSIIPLAKTKEELDSLCCSANILMIYSDRCSREEGFSVMLEFSSSNEWFLAIKKDGAIRYSHKAQRTMRPCYSNRVTHATVWMGADNWKLEFCDRQDWLGFKDIYKECYERNVLEQSVKVIPIPGVREVCGYAEDIYDFPSFSRPVPYISVNEDEVSRAMARSIALYDMDSEDEEWLERQNWELLGEEDDQFQQLQRETFELMIDGFEKFHFHNPADDLLDEKATTIASLSHLGRHEIVEVVHDYWLKKRKQRKAPLLRIFQGHQVKKTPLLSKPVFRKRRSFKRQGSQLHGKAKQASPWLVAVKAAEPEEETDFLKMEEAKTLADTAMKTAIAKRRRAQILAENADLAVYKATMALRNAEVVKVAEESEVDTTVFLNWNGKDRKRYFD from the exons ATGCCGTCGGTGGGAATGAGACGAACCACTAGGGTTTTCGGGGTTGTTAAAGCCCCAGACGGAGCGCGGGTCCTCCGTTCCGGTCGTCGGATCTGGCCTAACGTCGGCGAACCCAAGGTACGGAGAGCTCACGATGTGGTTGTGGATCGGGATTGGAACAGCGTTTTGAAGACTCAGAACAAAACCAAAGGGAACAACAAAGTCTCCGGTAAGAGTAACAGCCAGCCTTGTAGCCCGAGACATGTTTCTTGTGAGAAAGACGACAAAAAAGTAGATGACTTTCCGGTCAGGAAACGGAGGAAAGTGTGTGTCGGAGATGTAAAGACTGTGGATAAGATGTTTGGGATTGTATATACTAGGAAAAGGAAGAGACTTTCTGAACCATCATCGAGTGATAGATCAGAAGAGCCACTACGAAGCCTGAAGTTTTATTGCAGGCGAAGGAGATTTCCCACTCGGGTTTCTTCAGTTCGTCCTATGCTTACTCTTACAGTAGATTGGTCATGTGAggattgctggtttttaactgtTTTCGGTTTGGCAATGAGATACACTAGGAGGGAACAACTGAGCCTGTCTTCGcttacttctttcttcttgtctCAACCTATCAACCAAGTGTTTGCTGACCATGGCGTGCGATTCCCTGTG GAGCCTCCCCTTAGCTCAAATGGTGTCTGCAAGTTTTTTGGGGATATGAATTGTCTACCTCTCTTTTCAGCAGATTTTGCTGTCATTCCTCGATGGTTTATGGATATGCATTTTACTCTGTTTCTAAGAGTGGCACCACGCTCCTTCTTTTTCGTAGAGAGATCTCTGTATCTGCTAGACAATCCAGTTGAAGAATCTGATTTGGAGTCTGAATTAGCTTTACCTGAACCTTGTAATCTGAGGAATGAAGGTGTAGTTGGGTTACATCCATCAGTGAGAGCCTCGAAGTTAACTGGAGGAAATGCTCAATATAGAGGCAGTTTAGGTTCTCACAGTTTCCAAAAGAGGAGAAGCTCTTTgagaaggagaagagcaagAAATATTTCACATAATGCACACAAGTCGTATAATGGAACACCGGTTTTTGATATATCAGGAAGTAGGAGAAACAGGACAGTAACAGTATCGCCGAGAAAGCTCAGAAGCTCAGTTCTAAGTAGCTCATCTCCGGCTTCACATGTGGTTAGTATCATTCCGTTGGCGAAGACAAAAGAGGAGCTTGATTCTTTATGTTGTTCTGCGaatatattaatgatatattCAGACAGATGCTCCAGAGAAGAAGGGTTTAGTGTCATGTTggaattttcttcttcaaatgaGTGGTTTCTTGCAATTAAGAAAGATGGGGCAATCAGATACAGCCACAAGGCACAAAGGACTATGAGACCATGTTATAGCAACCGGGTTACGCATGCAACAGTATGGATGGGAGCTGATAATTGGAAGCTTGAGTTTTGCGACAGACAAGATTGGCTtggttttaaagatatatataaagaatgCTATGAACGAAATGTATTGGAACAGAGTGTGAAAGTTATTCCTATTCCTGGGGTAAGAGAAGTGTGTGGCTATGCAGAGGATATATATGACTTCCCTTCCTTTTCTAGGCCGGTTCCATATATATCTGTGAACGAAGATGAGGTTTCAAGGGCAATGGCTCGAAGTATTGCTCTTTATGACATGGATTCTGAAGACGAAGAGTGGCTCGAAAGGCAGAACTGGGAACTgcttggtgaagaagatgaccAATTTCAACAACTTCAGCGGGAAACCTTTGAGTTGATGATCGATGGGTTTGAAAAGTTTCATTTCCACAACCCTGCCGATGATCTCTTGGATGAGAAAGCAACCACTATAGCTAGTCTTTCACACCTGGGTAGGCACGAGATAGTTGAAGTAGTACATGATTACTGGTTGAAGAAAAGGAAGCAGCGAAAAGCACCACTCCTCAGAATTTTCCAG GGTCATCAAGTGAAGAAAACGCCGCTACTTTCCAAACCTGTGTTTCGGAAGAGAAGATCCTTCAAAAGACAGGGGAGTCAACTCCATGGAAAAGCCAAACAGGCAAGCCCTTGGCTCG TGGCTGTAAAGGCGGCTGAACCAGAGGAAGAAACCGATTTTCTCAAAATGGAAGAAGCCAAAACTTTGGCTGATACAGCCATGAAAACAGCCATAGCCAAAAGAAGACGAGCACAAATTCTGGCAGAAAACGCAGATTTGGCTGTTTACAAAGCGACGATGGCTCTCAGGAATGCAGAAGTTGTTAAAGTAGCCGAAGAGAGCGAGGTCGACACAACCGTTTTCTTGAACTGGAATGGTAAAGATAGAAAACGTTACTTTGATTGA
- the LOC104768661 gene encoding uncharacterized protein LOC104768661 isoform X2 yields the protein MPSVGMRRTTRVFGVVKAPDGARVLRSGRRIWPNVGEPKVRRAHDVVVDRDWNSVLKTQNKTKGNNKVSGKSNSQPCSPRHVSCEKDDKKVDDFPVRKRRKVCVGDVKTVDKMFGIVYTRKRKRLSEPSSSDRSEEPLRSLKFYCRRRRFPTRVSSVRPMLTLTVDWSCEDCWFLTVFGLAMRYTRREQLSLSSLTSFFLSQPINQVFADHGVRFPVEPPLSSNGVCKFFGDMNCLPLFSADFAVIPRWFMDMHFTLFLRVAPRSFFFVERSLYLLDNPVEESDLESELALPEPCNLRNEGVVGLHPSVRASKLTGGNAQYRGSLGSHSFQKRRSSLRRRRARNISHNAHKSYNGTPVFDISGSRRNRTVTVSPRKLRSSVLSSSSPASHVVSIIPLAKTKEELDSLCCSANILMIYSDRCSREEGFSVMLEFSSSNEWFLAIKKDGAIRYSHKAQRTMRPCYSNRVTHATVWMGADNWKLEFCDRQDWLGFKDIYKECYERNVLEQSVKVIPIPGVREVCGYAEDIYDFPSFSRPVPYISVNEDEVSRAMARSIALYDMDSEDEEWLERQNWELLGEEDDQFQQLQRETFELMIDGFEKFHFHNPADDLLDEKATTIASLSHLGRHEIVEVVHDYWLKKRKQRKAPLLRIFQGHQVKKTPLLSKPVFRKRRSFKRQGSQLHGKAKQWL from the exons ATGCCGTCGGTGGGAATGAGACGAACCACTAGGGTTTTCGGGGTTGTTAAAGCCCCAGACGGAGCGCGGGTCCTCCGTTCCGGTCGTCGGATCTGGCCTAACGTCGGCGAACCCAAGGTACGGAGAGCTCACGATGTGGTTGTGGATCGGGATTGGAACAGCGTTTTGAAGACTCAGAACAAAACCAAAGGGAACAACAAAGTCTCCGGTAAGAGTAACAGCCAGCCTTGTAGCCCGAGACATGTTTCTTGTGAGAAAGACGACAAAAAAGTAGATGACTTTCCGGTCAGGAAACGGAGGAAAGTGTGTGTCGGAGATGTAAAGACTGTGGATAAGATGTTTGGGATTGTATATACTAGGAAAAGGAAGAGACTTTCTGAACCATCATCGAGTGATAGATCAGAAGAGCCACTACGAAGCCTGAAGTTTTATTGCAGGCGAAGGAGATTTCCCACTCGGGTTTCTTCAGTTCGTCCTATGCTTACTCTTACAGTAGATTGGTCATGTGAggattgctggtttttaactgtTTTCGGTTTGGCAATGAGATACACTAGGAGGGAACAACTGAGCCTGTCTTCGcttacttctttcttcttgtctCAACCTATCAACCAAGTGTTTGCTGACCATGGCGTGCGATTCCCTGTG GAGCCTCCCCTTAGCTCAAATGGTGTCTGCAAGTTTTTTGGGGATATGAATTGTCTACCTCTCTTTTCAGCAGATTTTGCTGTCATTCCTCGATGGTTTATGGATATGCATTTTACTCTGTTTCTAAGAGTGGCACCACGCTCCTTCTTTTTCGTAGAGAGATCTCTGTATCTGCTAGACAATCCAGTTGAAGAATCTGATTTGGAGTCTGAATTAGCTTTACCTGAACCTTGTAATCTGAGGAATGAAGGTGTAGTTGGGTTACATCCATCAGTGAGAGCCTCGAAGTTAACTGGAGGAAATGCTCAATATAGAGGCAGTTTAGGTTCTCACAGTTTCCAAAAGAGGAGAAGCTCTTTgagaaggagaagagcaagAAATATTTCACATAATGCACACAAGTCGTATAATGGAACACCGGTTTTTGATATATCAGGAAGTAGGAGAAACAGGACAGTAACAGTATCGCCGAGAAAGCTCAGAAGCTCAGTTCTAAGTAGCTCATCTCCGGCTTCACATGTGGTTAGTATCATTCCGTTGGCGAAGACAAAAGAGGAGCTTGATTCTTTATGTTGTTCTGCGaatatattaatgatatattCAGACAGATGCTCCAGAGAAGAAGGGTTTAGTGTCATGTTggaattttcttcttcaaatgaGTGGTTTCTTGCAATTAAGAAAGATGGGGCAATCAGATACAGCCACAAGGCACAAAGGACTATGAGACCATGTTATAGCAACCGGGTTACGCATGCAACAGTATGGATGGGAGCTGATAATTGGAAGCTTGAGTTTTGCGACAGACAAGATTGGCTtggttttaaagatatatataaagaatgCTATGAACGAAATGTATTGGAACAGAGTGTGAAAGTTATTCCTATTCCTGGGGTAAGAGAAGTGTGTGGCTATGCAGAGGATATATATGACTTCCCTTCCTTTTCTAGGCCGGTTCCATATATATCTGTGAACGAAGATGAGGTTTCAAGGGCAATGGCTCGAAGTATTGCTCTTTATGACATGGATTCTGAAGACGAAGAGTGGCTCGAAAGGCAGAACTGGGAACTgcttggtgaagaagatgaccAATTTCAACAACTTCAGCGGGAAACCTTTGAGTTGATGATCGATGGGTTTGAAAAGTTTCATTTCCACAACCCTGCCGATGATCTCTTGGATGAGAAAGCAACCACTATAGCTAGTCTTTCACACCTGGGTAGGCACGAGATAGTTGAAGTAGTACATGATTACTGGTTGAAGAAAAGGAAGCAGCGAAAAGCACCACTCCTCAGAATTTTCCAG GGTCATCAAGTGAAGAAAACGCCGCTACTTTCCAAACCTGTGTTTCGGAAGAGAAGATCCTTCAAAAGACAGGGGAGTCAACTCCATGGAAAAGCCAAACAG TGGCTGTAA
- the LOC104768664 gene encoding uncharacterized protein LOC104768664 isoform X1 translates to MAMSSYNIHATLKETLRRSPFKFANTKAPHADLGDSISSTKKVPKQEVPSDPVNNQIPLSESALSTSRLLGKNTNLYYEYIQLSKGISQGRVQVVRDFLNGHPDAVDAWINLYETPLLKACACGKPEIVKELLRRMTPEQMLPKMSQNASYHTPLTVIAVSGNMEIAEALVAKNPKLLEIPGINGQIPVVVAVENTQMEMARYLYTRTPVQVLLDDDGYHGSLLFLNAIFYKTLDIALDLFNMSRRLAVTKHSQIESIPIIVLASKPDLFPGDCYLGPLTRFIYSWIQVKLPTLPFPSSTNKDHQSKFFRIHKLHEKSLYSFKESEKSFDFFPDTLMGKLLKYLSKWTGIDEVYQLKVMHLQAKKLLQGMSEETLALGSKERSETVDEALLFAVRYGNVEFLVEMIKNNSELLWSTRTSSSSTLFLLAVEFRQEKVFSLLYGLDDRKYLLLADKDCDGNGILHLAGFPSPPSKLSSVVCPPLQMQRELQWFKEVERIAPAIEKERVNTEEQTPIEIFTKEHQGLREEAEKWMKDTATSCNVVAAFIVTVTLAALIVTVIFAAVFTVSGGNDDNSVSVGSPFHLHKQQFIIFIVSDLISCFAACTSVPIFLGILTARYSFDDFLVSLPTKMIAGLSILFVSIAAMLIAFSSVLFTMMDKENWIVAPTILCTCSPALLFVLLQYPLLKEMIFSTYGKGIFDKNMNCWA, encoded by the exons atggcaATGAGTTCTTATAACATACACGCAACTTTGAAGGAAACACTTCGGAGGAGTCCTTTCAAATTCGCTAATACAAAGGCTCCTCATGCTGACCTAGGCGACAGTATCTCTTCTACAAAAAAAGTTCCTAAACAAGAAGTTCCAAGTGATCCCGTCAATAACCAGATTCCGTTAAGCGAATCAGCTCTTTCCACATCTCGGCTTCTCG GAAAGAATACGAACCTATATTATGAGTATATACAATTAAGTAAAGGAATAAGCCAAGGTCGTGTACAAGTGGTGAGGGACTTCTTGAACGGTCATCCGGACGCAGTGGACGCATGGATAAACCTTTACGAGACACCATTGCTAAAGGCTTGCGCTTGTGGGAAGCCCGAGATTGTTAAAGAGCTTTTGCGTCGTATGACACCAGAACAGATGCTTCCCAAGATGAGCCAAAACGCTTCGTACCACACGCCTCTCACTGTCATTGCGGTTAGTGGAAACATGGAGATTGCTGAAGCCTTAGTCGCCAAGAACCCTAAGCTTCTAGAGATTCCTGGAATTAATGGACAGATTCCGGTTGTGGTTGCGGTTGAGAACACGCAGATGGAGATGGCTCGCTATCTTTACACCAGAACTCCGGTTCAGGTGTTACTTGACGATGATGGATATCACGGTTCCTTGCTCTTTCTTAATGCCATCTTCTATAAAACGCTCG ACATCGCGTTGGATCTGTTCAACATGAGCAGACGCTTAGCCGTCACAAAACACTCGCAAATCGAGTCGATTCCCATCATTGTCTTGGCTTCAAAGCCAGATCTTTTTCCTGGTGACTGCTATTTGGGACCATTGACACGTTTCATCTACTCTT GGATACAAGTAAAGCTGCCAACTCTTCCATTTCCTTCTAGTACAAACAAAGATCATCAGAGTAAGTTCTTCCGTATACATAAGCTTCATGAAAAGTCTCTATATTCCTTTAAAGAAAGTGagaaaagtttcgattttttccCAGATACTCTGATGGGGAAACTGCTAAAATATCTTTCCAAATGGACCG GAATAGATGAAGTGTACCAACTTAAGGTCATGCATCTACAAGCCAAGAAGCTTCTACAAGGAATGTCAGAAGAAACATTAGCCTTGGGCTCGAAGGAACGTTCTGAGACCGTGGATGAGGCTTTACTATTTGCAGTAAGGTATGGGAATGTGGAATTCTTGGTGGAGATGATCAAGAACAACTCCGAGCTTCTATGGTCCACGAGAACAAGCTCGAGCAGTACTCTGTTTCTCTTGGCCGTCGAGTTCAGACAAGAGAAGGTGTTTAGTCTCCTCTACGGTCTGGACGACAGGAAGTACTTGCTGCTCGCCGACAAGGACTGTGACGGCAATGGTATCCTTCATCTCGCCGGctttccttctcctccttccaAGCTCTCTAGTGTCGTTTGCCCACCTTTGCAGATGCAACGCGAGTTACAATGGTTCAag GAAGTGGAGAGAATCGCACCGGCGATTGAGAAGGAGAGAGTAAACACAGAAGAGCAAACACCGATCGAGATATTCACAAAGGAACACCAAGGATTGCGAGAAGAAGCCGAGAAATGGATGAAAGACACGGCGACGTCATGCAACGTAGTCGCGGCTTTCATCGTCACGGTGACTTTGGCGGCTCTTATCGTCACGGTCATTTTCGCGGCAGTCTTCACCGTCTCTGGAGGCAACGACGACAATTCAGTCTCAGTAGGTAGCCCCTTTCACCTACATAAACAACAGTTCATCATATTCATCGTCTCCGATTTGATATCTTGCTTCGCCGCTTGCACCTCCGTACCCATATTCCTCGGGATACTCACCGCGAGATACTCCTTCGACGATTTCTTGGTCTCGCTTCCGACAAAGATGATCGCGGGACTTTCGATACTGTTCGTTTCGATCGCGGCGATGCTTATTGCATTCTCGTCGGTGCTGTTCACGATGATGGATAAAGAGAATTGGATCGTTGCTCCGACGATCCTTTGCACTTGTTCACCGGCGCTACTGTTTGTTCTGCTTCAGTATCCTCTCCTCAAGGAGATGATCTTCTCAACCTACGGCAAAGGAATCTTCGACAAAAACATGAATTGTTGGGCCTAA
- the LOC104768664 gene encoding uncharacterized protein LOC104768664 isoform X2 — protein sequence MAMSSYNIHATLKETLRRSPFKFANTKAPHADLGDSISSTKKVPKQEVPSDPVNNQIPLSESALSTSRLLGKNTNLYYEYIQLSKGISQGRVQVVRDFLNGHPDAVDAWINLYETPLLKACACGKPEIVKELLRRMTPEQMLPKMSQNASYHTPLTVIAVSGNMEIAEALVAKNPKLLEIPGINGQIPVVVAVENTQMEMARYLYTRTPVQVLLDDDGYHGSLLFLNAIFYKTLDIALDLFNMSRRLAVTKHSQIESIPIIVLASKPDLFPGDCYLGPLTRFIYSWIQVKLPTLPFPSSTNKDHQNTLMGKLLKYLSKWTGIDEVYQLKVMHLQAKKLLQGMSEETLALGSKERSETVDEALLFAVRYGNVEFLVEMIKNNSELLWSTRTSSSSTLFLLAVEFRQEKVFSLLYGLDDRKYLLLADKDCDGNGILHLAGFPSPPSKLSSVVCPPLQMQRELQWFKEVERIAPAIEKERVNTEEQTPIEIFTKEHQGLREEAEKWMKDTATSCNVVAAFIVTVTLAALIVTVIFAAVFTVSGGNDDNSVSVGSPFHLHKQQFIIFIVSDLISCFAACTSVPIFLGILTARYSFDDFLVSLPTKMIAGLSILFVSIAAMLIAFSSVLFTMMDKENWIVAPTILCTCSPALLFVLLQYPLLKEMIFSTYGKGIFDKNMNCWA from the exons atggcaATGAGTTCTTATAACATACACGCAACTTTGAAGGAAACACTTCGGAGGAGTCCTTTCAAATTCGCTAATACAAAGGCTCCTCATGCTGACCTAGGCGACAGTATCTCTTCTACAAAAAAAGTTCCTAAACAAGAAGTTCCAAGTGATCCCGTCAATAACCAGATTCCGTTAAGCGAATCAGCTCTTTCCACATCTCGGCTTCTCG GAAAGAATACGAACCTATATTATGAGTATATACAATTAAGTAAAGGAATAAGCCAAGGTCGTGTACAAGTGGTGAGGGACTTCTTGAACGGTCATCCGGACGCAGTGGACGCATGGATAAACCTTTACGAGACACCATTGCTAAAGGCTTGCGCTTGTGGGAAGCCCGAGATTGTTAAAGAGCTTTTGCGTCGTATGACACCAGAACAGATGCTTCCCAAGATGAGCCAAAACGCTTCGTACCACACGCCTCTCACTGTCATTGCGGTTAGTGGAAACATGGAGATTGCTGAAGCCTTAGTCGCCAAGAACCCTAAGCTTCTAGAGATTCCTGGAATTAATGGACAGATTCCGGTTGTGGTTGCGGTTGAGAACACGCAGATGGAGATGGCTCGCTATCTTTACACCAGAACTCCGGTTCAGGTGTTACTTGACGATGATGGATATCACGGTTCCTTGCTCTTTCTTAATGCCATCTTCTATAAAACGCTCG ACATCGCGTTGGATCTGTTCAACATGAGCAGACGCTTAGCCGTCACAAAACACTCGCAAATCGAGTCGATTCCCATCATTGTCTTGGCTTCAAAGCCAGATCTTTTTCCTGGTGACTGCTATTTGGGACCATTGACACGTTTCATCTACTCTT GGATACAAGTAAAGCTGCCAACTCTTCCATTTCCTTCTAGTACAAACAAAGATCATCAGA ATACTCTGATGGGGAAACTGCTAAAATATCTTTCCAAATGGACCG GAATAGATGAAGTGTACCAACTTAAGGTCATGCATCTACAAGCCAAGAAGCTTCTACAAGGAATGTCAGAAGAAACATTAGCCTTGGGCTCGAAGGAACGTTCTGAGACCGTGGATGAGGCTTTACTATTTGCAGTAAGGTATGGGAATGTGGAATTCTTGGTGGAGATGATCAAGAACAACTCCGAGCTTCTATGGTCCACGAGAACAAGCTCGAGCAGTACTCTGTTTCTCTTGGCCGTCGAGTTCAGACAAGAGAAGGTGTTTAGTCTCCTCTACGGTCTGGACGACAGGAAGTACTTGCTGCTCGCCGACAAGGACTGTGACGGCAATGGTATCCTTCATCTCGCCGGctttccttctcctccttccaAGCTCTCTAGTGTCGTTTGCCCACCTTTGCAGATGCAACGCGAGTTACAATGGTTCAag GAAGTGGAGAGAATCGCACCGGCGATTGAGAAGGAGAGAGTAAACACAGAAGAGCAAACACCGATCGAGATATTCACAAAGGAACACCAAGGATTGCGAGAAGAAGCCGAGAAATGGATGAAAGACACGGCGACGTCATGCAACGTAGTCGCGGCTTTCATCGTCACGGTGACTTTGGCGGCTCTTATCGTCACGGTCATTTTCGCGGCAGTCTTCACCGTCTCTGGAGGCAACGACGACAATTCAGTCTCAGTAGGTAGCCCCTTTCACCTACATAAACAACAGTTCATCATATTCATCGTCTCCGATTTGATATCTTGCTTCGCCGCTTGCACCTCCGTACCCATATTCCTCGGGATACTCACCGCGAGATACTCCTTCGACGATTTCTTGGTCTCGCTTCCGACAAAGATGATCGCGGGACTTTCGATACTGTTCGTTTCGATCGCGGCGATGCTTATTGCATTCTCGTCGGTGCTGTTCACGATGATGGATAAAGAGAATTGGATCGTTGCTCCGACGATCCTTTGCACTTGTTCACCGGCGCTACTGTTTGTTCTGCTTCAGTATCCTCTCCTCAAGGAGATGATCTTCTCAACCTACGGCAAAGGAATCTTCGACAAAAACATGAATTGTTGGGCCTAA